The Candidatus Acididesulfobacter guangdongensis region CTATGCTATTCTATGGTAGTTTTTGTAAAACCTAAACTTGGCTACGATGATGCGCTGGACGCCTTTAATGTTCACGCTATCGGCGGAGCATGGGGAGCGCTTGCGACAGGATTATTTGCCGACCCGCTTATAAATCCTGGACACAGCGGCTTATTTTACGGCAATCCTTATCAGGTTGTAATTCAGCTGATAACCATTGTATCGGTCGCCGGTTATTCTTTTATAATGAGTTATATAATATTTAAACTTATAGATAAATTTATGGGCTTAAGAGTGAGTAAAGAGGAAGAAGCTATGGGTCTTGATATCACTCAGCATGATGAATCCGGTTATAATCTGTAAGTAAAATAACTTACTTAGAACTCTTAATAAAAACAAAGATGCTTATAATTAAGCAGCAACATTAATTTATTTGATCCTTCATGGCTTGTAAAAAAACATTGTTAAATTTGTTTTTAGCCATGAAGGATTTTTATATATAATGTATCATGTATAAAAAATAATGATAAAATATAAACAGTTAATAAATTAAAGAATAATACCAAAGAATAAAACAGCAAATTCAACAGAATATTTTAAAATTTTTGATGATATAATATTTTTTAATCTTGTTAATTTTTTCATGAAAACACAACCTTTCTGATAGAACAAATAATTTTATAGAATTATGGATATTAAATTTAAACTTATTTTAAATAATATAAATTATTCAATAATTCTTTTTAATGAAGAATTAACGATTGAATTTTTAAATATTGCCGCTCAGGAACTTACAGGATATTCGGATTATTTCTCTTATTCCAATCACTTAAACGCAAACCAATTTTTTCATAATAATAAATATATTATAGCTAAGATAAATGAAGTTATGAAGACTGGGGAAGGTTTTATTGATTTTGATTTTGAATTTTATAAAAATAATAGACAAAATAATAAGAGGTCAATAATAGTCGAGATAGCTAAAATTAATGATGACGAGAAATATTATATACTTATATCCATGAAAGATATAACGAGATTTAAAGAAATGGATAATATTATTAAAAATGAAGAAAAGCTGCAAAATTTTTCAAGATTTATAGCCGAAATTTCCCATGAGATTAGAAATCCGCTTGGCGGAGTAAAGGCTTCCGCATCATATTTAAAAAAGAAAATTATTGAAGAACACGATTCTCTCCCTGAAAGCTTAAAAGAGTTATCGCAGTTTACAGAAATAATTGTCAAGGAGATAGACAGAATTAATATTTTGATAGAAGACTTGCTGTCATTATCTAAAAATCATAAAATAAATGCGGAAATGCTCAATGTAAATAAAGTTATAAACGAAATCATCGAAATAGAGACTGCGGTTAATTCAGAAAAGAATATAAAATTTATTAAAGAATTTGACCCAAGTCTGCCGGAAATATTTGCTTCAGAGGATGCTTTAAAACAGGTTTTTTTGAATATAATAAAAAATGCTATTGTGGCTGTTCAGAATAAAAATAAAGGATTTATCAGAATCACTACAAGAATTGATGCCGAAAGAAATATTCCAAAATTTATAAAAATAATTTTTTCGGATAACGGCGTAGGAATCAGCAAAAAAGATTTTAATAAATTATTTGAACCGTTTTTTACTACTAAAGAAAAAGGCACAGGATTGGGACTCGCAATATCGCAGAAAATTATTTTTGAACACAACGGTTTTATAAATGTGAAATCAGTGAAAAATAAAGGCACGGATGTAATTGTTTATTTGCCTGAAGGGAAAAATAAAAAAATCGCGCATCCTATAAATCATACATAACGTTTATTGTCAGACCCGATATTATTTTTGGATAAAAAAAGGTAGATTTTTGAGGCATTCTTAAATTAAGCGATGCTATTTTTGTAACATCTTCAATTTTTGTCGGATTCATTAAGAAAACGGCTTCTATTTTTTCTTGTTTGTTATTATTATTGCAGGTATTATTTTTACCGGATATGCTGTTTATCGCATTCAAAGCATCTTTTTCATATATAATAAACCGCTGATTATCTATATCCGACTGTTCCATATGCAGAATATTTTTAAAAATATAGTTTTGCAATATTGAGACGTCTAAGCGTTCCAACGGATTATCTATAGTATTCTTAACAGTATCTTTTAAAGAGATTACAAAATATTTTCCTGATTCGTGAATAAATCCGAATGATGAATTATCCTTATTTTTATTGAGGTCGTTGACAATGTTTTGGGCGTCTGACTGTATAACGGTAAAATTTTTCTCAATTTCATTTATAAAGTTTTCAAGTTTTATTTTTTTATTAATTATGCATCTGTGAGTAGGCAAAATAATCATTCCTTCCTGATTAATCGGAGCGAAATACATCATGCAGTAGTCTGCGTTGATTTTTTCATTATTGCTGCCGGCAGATTTTATATAGTTTCTAAAATTTAAACATGTTTCAAATCTGTGATGACCGTCCGCAATATATATACTTTTATCCTCCATTTTCATTTTTACAAAATCAATTAAATTTTTGTCAACAATTCTGTATAACTTATGTGTTTCGTTTTTATCGTCTGCAAATTCAGAAATTTTACAGGCGTTACGGTTTTCAATAGAATCGGTTATAAAATTGACTATAGATTTGTCGTTGTCTTCAAATATAGAGAAGATAGAACTGAGATTGGCTTTTGTAGCCTCCATTAGTTTAAGCCTGTCTTCTTTAGGCTTAGCGAGGGTTTTTTCATGACCGAAAATCTGTGAATTTTCTTTCTGCTCCGGTAGTTTAAATAATGAAATAAAACCTATCCGCTCATATTTTTTACCTTCAGACGTAAAACCTTGCAAATATAAATATATTGCCTCTTCAGGTTCGCGGATCAGAATATTTTCCCTGCTCCATTTATTTAATAGTTCATCGGCACGGATATATTTATTGTCGGCAGGAGAATCATCATTATTTTCTTTGCCAAGGATAAGTCTTATAATATTGTATTCAGATCTTTTGTGCAGTGCGTCCTGAAGTTCTTTGCTTATAACGTCATAAGGCGGAGCGGTAACCTCATCAAACTTAATTTTGTCGGTATTATAAATATATGGCTTAAAAGGAGCTATTACAGTTTTTTGCATAATATATTATATCTATTATTTTTTAAATTAATGTAATAAAGCGGTTTATAATACCGGAGCTGCGCCGGGAGCAATATATGAGTGTAATCCCGGAATAAGCAAATCTACCCCGAGATATGTGCATATTACAACGATAAAGCCGATAACGGCGATCCATGCCATTTTCTTTTCATTCCAGCCTTTGGTGAGTCTTGCATGGATAAATACGGCATATGTAATCCATGTAATTAACGACCATGTTTCTTTAGGGTCCCAGCTCCAGTATCCGCCCCAGGCATTATCTGCCCATGCAGCTCCTATTACAATTCCTATTGAAAGAAACAAAAATCCAAAAACTACGACCTTGTAAATAGCTTCGTCTAAAATATCGATAGACGGACTGAGCAATATAAACTGCTTATATAGCAATATGAAAGGATAAAATATGATAGAAGCTATTTTTTTTATCGGATTAATTTTTTTCGAAGATTGTGGTGTATTTTTATCTTTATTATATTTATTGGTTTGATTATATTTTATCAGAAATAAAATGCCTATACCGAACGCTGCCGCAAATGCTCCGTAAGCTAAAAATAGCGAAATTATATGATAAAGGAGCCAGTAGCTTTTCAGCGCAGGTATTATGTACGGTTCTATCGCACTTGTAGATAAGGGATAAAATGTTGCGAATGCGAGAGCGCATATAGATATAAATGTCATAATAAAGCCGAGGGAATTGAAATTGTAAAATAATTTTAATAAAATAAAACCGAATAAAATTACATAGGCGAAAAAAACTAAAGAATCGTACAGGTCTATAAGCGGCGGAATGTATATTCCTATTTGGTACGAGTACCGCCATCTTATAACAAAAGCAAAAGTCTGCAGGGCGAACGCAGCTAACACTATTACGAAAGAAGCCGTAGAAGCCAGTTTGTTTGCCGTAAACATATATATAAAATATCCTACAAAACTTATAATTATCATAAGTAGGGATATAGTAAAATAAAAAGACCCGTCTAAAATTGAAGCGTTCATGTGAATCATATTTATGTATCCTCAGAGTATTCCGTTATTTTAAATGCGTATTCTTTAAGTTATTAAGTATTGTATTGCATGAAAATTTATTTGAAAAAAGTATCAAATTCGCCGGTACTTTTAGGGTATTTAAACATCCTTTATATCTGTTTTTTAAATATTTCCGTAAGTCTATCCATCATAGAGTAGAACGATGCAAATTTCTTGTGGGGGATAGATAGTATCTCAACTTTGTTTGTTTTTTCGTTTTCGGATGACGTAACCCTTATCCATAAAGACTGCTGATTAAAGAAAAATGAAAAGAATAAAGCAAAAATTAAGATAGCAGAACCAATCCACACGATATCGGTATCCACATTTTTTGTGATTTCCACGCCGCTGTAAAAGTATGTTTTTATTCCGGCAAAAATAAAAGCTATATTATTGTTATATTTTGCAAAAAATAAAGGCATATTCCCTTTTTTTGTTCTATAGGGCAATTCCTGAAAAACGAGAGGACTGCTAACCGTTTTATTATTTTTAATTACCGATATATAGAAAGGAATCTGGTCTTTTGCAGGGTGTTTAAAAAAATTAAATGAAAATTTTATATTATTTATTTTTGAATTATATATTTTTTCGGGTACAGCATATATCAGTCTTTTATTATTTTTATTGCTGTTTTTCAAATTAAGCACTAATATCTGTGCGGCGTTAGGTTTATAATGACCGTAGCTTGCCTGATAAATAGTTATCCCGTCATATGTGAGCGGATGATTAACCCTTATTGATTTAGTAAGAATAGTTATATGCTTTTTTATAATCGTCAGCGTGCTTATATAAGCCTTCGGCATTCCGTTTTTATAATATTTTGTTACATAATTGTCTAATTTTATTTTGAAAGGCAGCAGAACGGGATTATTATTTTTTAATAAATAAGAATGTTGAACGGTCTGCCCTACTTTGATATTTGTGTACGATCTGTATCCAAATGTCACGCCGAGAAAGACACCTGCCAGGATTACTATTGCGCCGAGATGAGCAATATTCGGCGATATTCTGAATATAGAATTTTTTGAAAAAAATAAAAAATTCCCTGGATCGTTTTTTTTATTATTGGTATTGCTGCTTGCATCTCCGTTTTTGCTGCTATTTTTTTGAATTTTTTCATTCTCGCCGCTCTTAAAATGATTATTATTTCCGTCTATATTTTGCAGCACAGGTTTTCCAAATTTTTTACCGAATGTTTTTTCGGCAAAATTTAATATTTCAGATGGGCTTTTTGATGATTGCATTGTTATATATTTAGCTTTATAGCTATTTTTCTTCAGAGCGTTGTCAAAAGAAGTATCCGGGTCTATGATATTTTTAATAACCTTAGGAAGTTTATTAGCCGAAGAAATTATCATTGTTAAAATAAGCAGTGCGGCAAGACCGACGAAATACCATGAGTCGTAAATATTTAAAAATCCCAGCCAGTAAAGAATATGAAAAACATTATTGCCGTAAATTATTTTATATTGCGCTATAGTATCGCCCTGGTCTATTACTGTTCCGATTATTGAAATTGCGGCTATAAGTATAAATAAAATTATCGCTAATTTTATTGAAGAAAAGAATTTATTTAATTTTGATAGCATAGAGTTTTATGTTTTTTATTATATTGAAAAATTAATTAAAAGTTAAGTTTATTGGTTTATGTGGTATCTTGACAGTTGCAAGTATATCATAGGTACTATTGATATTATTCTACTTCTTGTTTCTTGTTTCATTATTCATTGCTTCAAATTGCACTTAAAATTGTAAATGCTATAAATTGTATTTTATTTTCCGCATTCATAAATTATATTGCTTTTAATTTAGATTGTAAAGCAAAATTGTCAATTTTGTCTTTAAAAAAAACATATAAAACTTGACAAAAAACAAATTTATTGGTTTAATTATTATTAGCACTCTATATTACAGAGTGCTAATAATTGTATATGTAAAATATTGTATATATAATATGTAAGAAATTGTATATATAATATGTAAAAAATAGAGATGAATTTATGGAAGAGTTTCTTAATGAGCGTTTTCAGGAAGTATTGCACTGCATAATAGAAGAATATATTGTTACCGCTAATCCTGTAGGCTCGAAATTTATTGCCGGAAAATGTTCTTTAAACTTAAGTTCTGCTTCAATAAGAAATATTATGGCTTCTCTTGAGGAAAAAGGGTATATACATCAGCCTTATTTTTCGGCGGGCAGAGTACCGACTTCTTCAGGCTATAAATTTTATATTAACAGCATCTTAAAGACAAAAAAAATATCAAAACAGCAGAAAGAGGAGATTAGAAGCAGTTTTAATATTTCAGGCAGGGATATAAAAAAAATATTATGGCAGGCGGTACATTTACTGTCGGAAATTTCGCATTATATGCCGATTGTACTGGCACCTGAGAGAAATTACGCCAGTTTGTTGCATATTGAATTTATAAAATTAGATAAATCAAATATTCTTGTAGTTACGGTATTTGACGGCGGCATTGTTGAAAATAAAATAATTAGCGCCGACAGAGATTATAATCAGGCGGAGCTCACCAAATACTCGGCAGAACTAAATGAAATAATCAACGGGCATAATATTGACGAATTAAAAGATGTCATCCTGAAGGGTATTGATAGAGACAGAGAAAGTTTTTTTTCGTTGTTAAACGGTATTATTTTTAATTTTGATTTAGTAAAGAATAAAATAGAGAATGAGGACGATTATTTATATATCGGTTCAAGAATGAATTTATTCGATGAACCTGAGTTTTCAAATTATGAAAAGATTAAATCTCTTATTAAAGCTTTTGAAGATAAAAAAACTATAATAAAATTGTTGGAACTCGCTAAACAAAAAGAAGGTATTCATATATTTATAGGTTCGGATACCGAATGGTCCGATATTAACGGTTTATCGGTGATTACGGCGTCTTATCATAGCAAGAAAGGATTTGCGGAAGGTTCGATAGGTCTTATAGGACCGTCAAGAATGAACTATGCTATGGCTATTCCGGCGGTAAATTATATGGCAAAGCTTTTATGTGATATAATTTAAATATTTTAATGAATCAACTAAATAAAATTAAAATTAAATAAATAATAATCAATCGGGAGAATTGAAAATATGATGGATGATAATAAAAGAGACGAAAATGATTTTAGAAGTGAAGATAATGATGAGGCAAAAGATGTTGATGAATTAAAAGAAAATAAAAAATCGTCGTCAAATAATATAGACATAGCGGATTTAGAGCAGATGGCTGAACCGGCATCTCTGACCGAAGCGTTAGAAAGTCTTAATTATATAAAAAACGCATTTATAAATTTAAGGAAAGAATTTGATGAATTAAACGAAAAATATCTTAAAATTCTGGCTGATTCAGAAAATTTCAGAAAAAGAATTATCAGAGAAAAAGAAGAATCGTTAAAGTATTCTAATGAGCGTCTTGTTAAAGATCTGCTGCCGATTCTTGATTACTTAGACCTGGCTATAAACCATTCAGCTTCATATATCGACAACGATGTGTCCGGCAATCTTAAAGTTTTTGTTGACGGCGTTAAAATGGCTAATAATGAATTTATAAAAGTTTTGCAGAATCATGGTGTTAAAATTATAGAAACGGAAAATAAAGAATTTGACCCTAATTTTCATGAGGTAGTCGAGATGGTAAAAGATTCAGCTGAACCAGAAGGGAAAATTGTAGAAGAAAAAAGGAAGGGGTATGTTTATAAAGACAGACTGTTGAGACCATCTTTAATATGTATTTCTAAGTCTGACGGCAGCTGTTAAGTCAATAATAAAATAATAAGCCGACAATCGGTTTTAATAATATAATTTAATATAATATTGATTAATTACCGTAATAGATATAAAATTATAAAAACAAATAAAATGATTAAAAATAATTAAAATATATATATAAAAAAGGAGAGATAAAATTATGGGAAAAGTTATCGGAATTGATCTGGGAACTACCAATTCTTGCGTTGCTATTATGGAAGGGAAAGAACCTGTAGTTATTGCAAATTCTGAAGGAGCAAGAACGACCCCGTCTATCGTTTCTATTACGGATAGCGGAGAAAGATTAGTCGGACAGGCAGCTAAAAGGCAGGCAGTTACTAATCCTGAAAATACCATTTATGCCGTCAAAAGACTTATCGGAAGAAAATATAACGCACCCGAGGTACAGGCTTTTAAAAAAATATGCCCTTACAAAATTGTCGAAAATGATAACGGCGATGCATGGGTAGAGGTCAGGGGCAGGAAATACAGTCCCGCAGAAATATCTTCAATGATTTTAATGAAAATGAAAAAAACCGCAGAAGATTATCTCGGAGAAACCGTTACCGAGGCTGTTATTACCGTCCCCGCTTATTTTAATGATTCGCAGAGGCAGGCAACAAAAGATGCCGGCAAAATAGCTGGACTTAATGTTTTAAGGATTATCAACGAACCTACAGCATCTTCTTTAGCTTACGGTTTAGATAAGAAAAAGGAAGAAAAAATCGCGGTTTATGATTTAGGCGGCGGAACTTTTGATATTTCAATTCTTGAACTCGGCGAAGGCGTGTTTGAGGTTAAATCGACCAACGGAGATACTTTTCTTGGCGGAGAAGATTTTGACCAGCGCGTTATAGATTATTTAGCCGATGAATTTAAAAAAGATTACGGAATTGATTTGAGGAACGATAAAATGGCGCTTCAACGGTTAAAAGAAGCTGCGGAGAAAGCAAAAATAGAACTTTCTTCTGCTCTCGAGACCGATGTAAATTTGCCGTTTATCACCGCTGACGCAAGCGGTCCTAAACATATGAATTTAAAAATAACAAGAGCAAAACTGGAGCAGCTAACAGGTGATTTAATAGAACGGTCTATGAAACCGGTTGGAATTGCTCTGAAAGATGCGGGTTTAACTACCTCGCAAATAGATGAAGTTGTTCTTGTAGGCGGACAGACTAGAATGCCTAAAGTTCAGGAAAAAGTTAAGGACTTTTTTGGCAAAGAACCAAATAAAGGAGTGAATCCTGATGAAGTTGTTGCCGTAGGAGCTGCAATTCAGGGAGCTGTTCTTAAGGGCGATGTCAAAGACGTACTGCTTCTTGATGTAACTCCACTATCTTTAGGCATTGAAACATTAGGCGGCGTTACGACGAAGCTTATTGAAAAGAACACTACTATACCTTCAAGAAAAAGTCAGATATTTTCGACGGCGGCAGATAATCAGCCGGCTGTTACAATTAATGTGCTTCAGGGCGAAAGGGAAATGTCTTCCGACAATAAAAGTTTGGGCAGATTTGAACTTACAGGGATACCTCCTGCTCCTAGAGGAGTTCCGCAGATTGAAGTTACGTTTGATATTGATGCAAACGGTATTGTGCATGTTTCTGCCAAGGATTTAGGAACAGGCAAGGAGCAGTCCATTAAAATAACTTCTTCAAGCGGTTTGTCTAAAGAAGAAATAGATAAAATGATTAAAGAAGCCGAACTTCACAAAGATGAAGATAATAAAAAGAAGGAACTTATAGAAGCCAAAAATCATTTAGATACATTAATATATTCCGTCGAAAAACTATTAAAAGACAATGCCGATAAGATAGAATCTACGGAAAAGATGACTGCCGAAGAGAAGGTTTCGGATGCTAAAAAAGCTTTAGAAGAGGGTGATGTTGACAAAATTAAATCGGCTACCGAGGAATTAGAGAAAGTATCTCACTCAATAACGGAAGCAATGTATAAAAAAACAGCAGAACAGCAATCTGCAGGGTCTTCTCAAAATCAAGAGGAAGCGCAGACTGAAAAACCGGCTGATGAAAATGTGGTTGATGCCGAATTTGAAGAAGTAAAGGATAAAAAATAAGTTATATTAATGTATTTTTTAACTAAAATGTTAAAAATATTAAAATAAAATAAAAAAATAATTATTCTAATCAAATATGGCAACAAAAAGAGATTATTACGAAATATTAGAAATTGACAGGAACGCAACATCGGCAGAGCTGAAAAAGGCGTACAGAAAATTAGCCATTAAGTATCATCCAGATAAGAATCAAGGCGATAAAGAATCTGAAGAAAAATTTAAAGAAATAAATGAAGCTTATGAAATTCTTTCAGATGAAGAAAAAAGAGCCGCCTATGACAGATTCGGACATGAAGGCGTTTCTCAAGGAGCAGGCGCCGGGTTTAGCAGCGGTTTCGGAGATATTTTCAGTGATTTTTTCGGCGATATGTTTGGTTCAAAACAAAATAAACGGACTAGACAAAGAAGAGGGGATGACCTTCGCTATGAACTTAAAATAAAATTTGAAGAGGCGATATTTGGCGCCGCCAAAGAAATAAAGTTCAGAAGATATGAAAAATGCGAATCATGTGATGGAACAGGCGCAAAAAAAGGAACCAAACCCGTTGTTTGTCCGGTTTGCAAAGGCACAGGCGAGATAAGGCAGCAGCAAGGTTTTTTTACTATTACGAGAACTTGCTATAAGTGCAGCGGTGAAGGAGAAATAATTGAAAACCCGTGTCCGTCATGCTCAGGACGCGGCAGGGTTATTAAAGAAAAAAAACTTGAAATAAAAATTCCAGCAGGAATAGACAGCGGCAACAGGCTCAGGGTGTCAGGAGAGGGCGCATCCGGTATTTTCGGCGGTCCTCCTGGTGATCTTTATGTCGATATTACGGTTGAACCGCATCATTTGTTTAAAAGAAAAGATGAGGATATTTATGTAACAGTTCCTATAAATTTTCCTCAGGCAGCAATGGGATGCGATATCGAAGTGCCTACTTTAGAAGGTAAAGCAAATTTGAAAGTCCCTCAAGGTACTCAGAGCGGGACCCAGTTTACTTTTAAAGGTAAAGGAGTTTATAGGTTAAACAGTCAATCGAGAGGGAATGAATATATTAATGTTATTGTTGAAACGCCGACCAATCTGACTGCGAAACAAAAAAAAATTTTAGAAGAATTTACACAAGAAAGCGGGGAAGATTCACATCCTATTAAAAAATCATTCTTTGAAAAAATATTTTCAATAGGAAAATAGATAAATAGATAAAAATATTCAGCCTCTCTGTGCTGCATTTAAATATATTTGAGCAGTTTATATATTCTTTTGCCGCGGCAGAGAGGGTTTTTATTTAACCCAACTTCACCACTTTTATTATTCTAAAATTATAACCCGCTGGTATTATTATATTTTATTTTTTTATTTTGTAGTCCCCATAGACATTTTTATTGCCCCATAAATATAGTAATATCAATGTGTTAATGTGTTGCTGATAATTATGGTGAAGTTGGGTTAATAATCTACATTTTTAAATTTAATATCTGTTATATTATCTGCTTCTCTGTGATTTTCATTTAATTTTGTCAAATAGTCGTTTATTTTTTGAATAAATTCATCTTTAAGAAAATTAAGTTCAAAAGATAAAACAGGACTGTCTGTGAATACGGTTAATGTTTTCCCTCTGATATATTTCGGTTTTGTTTTACCGCCTAAATCTTTTCCGCAGATATCAATCCAGTTAGTAGTTAAAAGCAATGTATCGTAGTCTGATATTTTTAATTTATTTTTTAAAATATCTGATAAAATGTCCTTTAAATTTGTAGGTAAATTTTTTGATAAATTTTCTTGCAAATTTTTAGGGTAAGCAGTTTTCATTTTTTTTATTTAAATTTTATTGCTTTATTTTTATAATTTAAGTATTATTTAAATTATAAAATGATAGCAATTTATTTTATTGATTTAATTTTATAATTTAATTAATCTATTATATAATATAAAAGAAAAAAAGGTAATATATACTTTAATCCTGCAATAGAAAATATTTATGCATTTCTTTGCTCGGTTAAGCAAAATATAAGAAAAGGTGTCAGACACCTTTTTCTAAATAAAAAAAGATAATATATATAAAAAACAAGCTAAAGTCTGTGTTATTTTAAACGATTACAATAATATGCGTATTTTATGTCCATTTTGTGCGACCTCTTATGACATTGACGAGTTATTGCTGCCGGACGGCAATATTAAAGTAAGATGCAGGAACTGCGCAAATATTTTTATTATAAATAAAAAAATCGGCGTAATTACGGATAATAGCAGTGGATTTAATATTACTGGAGAAAAAGAAAAAAATAATTCGGACCAAAAAAATATAGAAGGCAATATAAAAGGGAAGGAAGAATCGGAAAAAAATGAAAAAGCCTATGACGTTAAGACAATTAGTGACGAACATAGCGCGGAATTTGGACATAAAACAGATTTAACTAATAAAATAGAAGCAGATAAAGCGCAAGAATATAAAACACAAGAAAAAGAAAATAAGAATATTTTTGAATCTGAAGAAATAAAAAAAATTCTTAAGGAAATAACCGACGATATAGAGAAACCGGACGCAGTAAAATCGCCGGATGCACTTGATGATAATAATAAAAAAAAAGAAAAAATAAATAAAGACGACGGTTCAAGAAAGCTAAAAAATAAAAATAATACAACAAAAAAATTATTTTTGATATTTCTAATACTTATTGTTATTATAATAATATTATATGCGCTCGATTTTTTTGGGATTATTTATATTCCTTATTTAGTTGGTGCAGGCAGCTATATTAACGGGAATTTTTTTAAATTAATGTCTGAATTGTAAAGAGTTTTATTTATACATATGAATGATGAATTATTAAACAGCAAAGCACATGATTGTGTTTTTTGTAAAATAGTAAGCGGAATAATAAAAAGCGACATTATAAAAGAAACGAATGGCTTTATTGCAATAAAAGATATAAATGCCGTATCCCCATTGCATCTTCTTATAATATCCAAAATACATTATGATTCCATAATAAATACCGACGAATTGTTTGATGGAAATGAATTACTGCAATTAATAAAAGAAATCTCTAAAGAGTACAGTCTGGATTCTGACGGTTTTAGGCTTGTTGTTAATACCGGTATTGACGGCGGGCAGACTGTTATGCATTTCCACGCACATTTAATGGCAGGCAGAAGCTTTTCATGGCCGCCGGGTTGATTCATATATATATTTTATCTCGCCTTGAACGCTTATTTCAATGTTCCGGATGTTGCATTGTAAATATTATATTATATTTATTGTTTTATATGTTAAAGATGT contains the following coding sequences:
- the dnaJ gene encoding molecular chaperone DnaJ; this translates as MATKRDYYEILEIDRNATSAELKKAYRKLAIKYHPDKNQGDKESEEKFKEINEAYEILSDEEKRAAYDRFGHEGVSQGAGAGFSSGFGDIFSDFFGDMFGSKQNKRTRQRRGDDLRYELKIKFEEAIFGAAKEIKFRRYEKCESCDGTGAKKGTKPVVCPVCKGTGEIRQQQGFFTITRTCYKCSGEGEIIENPCPSCSGRGRVIKEKKLEIKIPAGIDSGNRLRVSGEGASGIFGGPPGDLYVDITVEPHHLFKRKDEDIYVTVPINFPQAAMGCDIEVPTLEGKANLKVPQGTQSGTQFTFKGKGVYRLNSQSRGNEYINVIVETPTNLTAKQKKILEEFTQESGEDSHPIKKSFFEKIFSIGK
- a CDS encoding DUF721 domain-containing protein produces the protein MKTAYPKNLQENLSKNLPTNLKDILSDILKNKLKISDYDTLLLTTNWIDICGKDLGGKTKPKYIRGKTLTVFTDSPVLSFELNFLKDEFIQKINDYLTKLNENHREADNITDIKFKNVDY
- a CDS encoding HIT domain-containing protein — encoded protein: MNDELLNSKAHDCVFCKIVSGIIKSDIIKETNGFIAIKDINAVSPLHLLIISKIHYDSIINTDELFDGNELLQLIKEISKEYSLDSDGFRLVVNTGIDGGQTVMHFHAHLMAGRSFSWPPG